From a single Apium graveolens cultivar Ventura chromosome 2, ASM990537v1, whole genome shotgun sequence genomic region:
- the LOC141706906 gene encoding NADP-dependent glyceraldehyde-3-phosphate dehydrogenase — translation MAGSGVYADIIEGDVFKYYSDGEWKKSSSGKSVAIINPTTRMTQFKVQACTQEEVNKAMETAKKVQKQWAKTPLWKRAELLHKAAAILKEHKAAIADCLVKEIAKPAKDSVTEVVRSGDLVSYCAEEGVRLLGEGKFLVSDSFPGNERTKYCLTSKIPLGVILAIPPFNYPVNLAVSKIGPALIAGNALVLKPPTQGAVACLHMVHCFHLAGFPKGLISCITGKGSEIGDFLTMHPGVNCISFTGGDTGIAISKKAGMVPLQMELGGKDACIVLEDADLDLVASNVIKGGFSYSGQRCTAIKVILVMQSVADTLVEKVNAKVAKLTVGPPEDNSDITPVVSESSANFIEGLVKDAKEKGATFCQEYKREGNLIWPLLLDNVKPDMRIAWEEPFGPILPVIRINSAEEGIHHCNASNFGLQGCVFTRDINKAMLISDAMESGTIQINSAPARGPDHFPFQGLKDSGIGSQGITNSINMMTKIKTTVINLPSPSYTMG, via the exons ATGGCTGGAAGTGGTGTGTATGCAGATATAATTGAAGGTGATGTGTTTAAGTACTACTCTGATGGAGAGTGGAAGAAATCCTCTTCTGGAAAATCTGTTGCCATCATTAATCCTACTACCAGAATGACTCAGTTTAAGGTCCAAG CTTGTACGCAAGAAGAGGTCAACAAGGCTATGGAAACAGCGAAAAAAGTACAAAAACAGTGGGCAAAAACTCCGCTCTGGAAGCGAGCAGAACTCCTTCACAAAGCAGCTGCAATCCTCAAAGAGCACAAGGCAGCAATTGCTGATTGCTTAGTGAAGGAAATCGCAAAACCAGCCAAGGACTCAGTTACAGAG GTAGTAAGATCTGGTGATCTGGTGTCCTATTGCGCTGAAGAAGGAGTTCGGTTACTAGGAGAAGGGAAGTTCTTGGTGTCTGATAGTTTTCCTGGAAATGAAAGGACCAAGTATTGCCTTACCTCTAAG ATTCCACTTGGGGTTATTTTAGCCATACCACCCTTCAACTATCCTGTCAATCTCGCTGTCTCCAAAATTGGTCCTGCACTCATTGCAGGAAACGCTCTTGTTCTGAAACCCCCAACTCAG GGGGCTGTGGCTTGCCTGCATATGGTGCATTGCTTTCACTTGGCTGGTTTCCCAAAAGGCCTGATCAGCTGTATTACTGGCAAAGGATCAGAAATAGGAGATTTCCTAACAATGCACCCGGGTGTAAACTGTATAAG CTTTACAGGTGGTGATACCGGCATTGCAATTTCAAAGAAAGCAGGGATGGTCCCTCTACAGATGGAACTGGGAGGAAAAGATGCGTGCATTGTGCTTGAGGATGCTGATCTAGATTTAGTAGCGTCCAATGTTATCAAAGGAGGTTTTTCTTACAG TGGTCAAAGATGCACAGCTATCAAGGTTATCTTGGTGATGCAATCAGTTGCCGACACTCTAGTCGAGAAAGTGAATGCCAAAGTGGCGAAACTGACAGTTGGTCCACCTGAGGACAACTCAGACATCACTCCCGTTGTCTCAGAATCATCTGCAAACTTCATAGAAGGATTGGTCAAGGATGCTAAAGAGAAAGGAGCAACATTTTGCCAGGAGTATAAGAGAGAAGGTAACCTTATATGGCCTCTGTTGTTAGATAACGTTAAGCCTGATATGAGGATAGCATGGGAGGAGCCATTTGGACCTATTTTACCAGTTATCAGAATCAACTCTGCTGAAGAAGGAATCCACCATTGCAATGCTAGCAACTTTGGCCTCCAG GGTTGTGTCTTCACCAGGGACATCAACAAAGCAATGTTAATCAGTGATGCTATGGAGTCGGGAACGATTCAAATTAACTCAGCTCCAGCTCGCGGTCCAGATCATTTTCCATTCCAG GGATTGAAAGACAGTGGAATTGGATCGCAGGGCATCACAAACAGCATCAATATGATGACAAAGATTAAGACCACTGTTATTAACTTGCCTTCCCCTTCTTATACCATGGGCTAG
- the LOC141706908 gene encoding small ribosomal subunit protein eS12-like: protein MSGEDAVVVETPAPAAAPALGEPMDIMTALQLVLKKSLAHSGLARGLHEGAKVIEKHAAQLCVIAEDCNQPDYVKLVKALCADNNVSLITVPSAKTLGEWAGLCKIDSEGNARKVVGCSCVVVKDYGEESEGLNTVQAHVKAN, encoded by the exons ATGTCAGG GGAAGATGCAGTTGTTGTGGAAACTCCAGCTCCAGCAGCAGCACCAGCTCTAGGTGAGCCCATGGATATTATGACAGCCTTGCAACTTGTCTTGAAAAAATCACTTGCACATTCGGGACTAGCTCGCGGGCTCCATGAAGGTGCAAAAGTGATTGAGAAGCATGCTGCCCAGCTTTGTGTGATTGCAGAGGATTGTAACCAGCCAGATTATGTTAAACTAGTGAAAGCACTTTGTGCTGATAACAATGTCAGCTTGATAACAGTTCCAAGTGCAAAAACTCTTGGAGAGTGGGCTGGT CTATGTAAGATTGATTCTGAAGGCAATGCTCGGAAGGTAGTTGGATGTTCTTGCGTTGTTGTGAAG GATTATGGTGAAGAAAGTGAAGGGCTCAATACAGTTCAGGCACATGTGAAGGCTAACTAA
- the LOC141706909 gene encoding uncharacterized protein LOC141706909, with the protein MIGVGKNKQYANILDRPMSKGKQEVSLSAFAFLFSELVQYNQTQVDNIAELERRLEDAGYSVGARVLELLCHREKGNRRETRLLGILSFVHSTVWKVLFGKVADSLEKGTEHEDEYMISEKELLVNRFISVPKDMGTFNCGAFVAGIVRGVLDGAGFPAVVTAHFVPVEGQQRPRTTILIKFAEEVLVREARLG; encoded by the exons ATGATCGGAGTGGGGAAGAACAAACAATATGCTAACATCCTCGACAGACCTATGAGTAAAGGCAAACAAGAG GTCAGTTTGAGTGCATTTGCGTTTCTGTTTTCGGAGCTTGTCCAGTATAATCAGACGCAGGTTGATAATATTGCTGAATTAGAGCGGAG GTTGGAGGATGCAGGATATTCTGTTGGGGCACGTGTTTTGGAACTTCTTTGTCACAGAGAGAAG GGAAACAGAAGGGAGACCCGCTTATTGGGTATATTGTCTTTCGTGCACAGTACAGTATGGAAGGTGTTGTTTGGGAAG GTAGCCGACTCACTTGAAAAAGGCACTGAACATGAAGATGAATACATGATTAGTGAAAAGGAGCTCCTTGTAAATAG GTTTATTTCAGTACCAAAAGATATGGGAACATTTAATTGTGGGGCTTTTGTAGCAGGAATAGTGAGG GGTGTTCTGGACGGTGCAGGGTTTCCTGCTGTAGTAACAGCCCATTTTGTACCAGTGGAAGGGCAACAACGACCTCGGACAACCATTCTAATAAAATTTGCTGAAGAG GTACTAGTAAGAGAAGCAAGATTAGGATGA